A region of Butyricicoccus intestinisimiae DNA encodes the following proteins:
- a CDS encoding NAD(P)/FAD-dependent oxidoreductase, translated as MSQTADIIIIGGGIVGCAAAYYLAKSGTKRVIVLEATKSIGHGGSCRNGGGVRQSGRDVRELPYAMYGIQHFWPTLSEELGVDVEYTQKGNLRLGKTETHLKKLQTLTDNAQSVGLGVEMVDAAEVQELCPYLSKDIIGASWCPTDGHANPLTTTLGYYKRALELGVQFFTDAPVAMLRKIRGKVRQVVLQDGTVLEAEQILLAAGYESRAIARSVGVDLPMTRLIDEMFVTEMEPHMFDIMLGTADADFYGHQAHHGSFVFGSECGYEEVTDMDDPSKLYTNSMTLSASCRAVMGYIPQLAEAKVVRSWCGWLDNAFDGVPFIGNCPDAEGLTVACGFTGHGFGTAPVVGYMLSQILHGEPTVVDISALAPNRFMPNK; from the coding sequence GTGAGTCAAACAGCAGATATAATCATTATCGGCGGCGGCATCGTCGGATGCGCCGCAGCCTATTATCTGGCAAAGTCCGGAACCAAACGAGTCATCGTTTTGGAGGCTACCAAGAGCATCGGACACGGCGGCAGCTGCAGAAACGGCGGCGGTGTCCGCCAGTCCGGCCGCGATGTGCGCGAATTGCCCTACGCCATGTACGGCATTCAGCATTTCTGGCCGACACTGTCCGAAGAATTGGGCGTTGATGTTGAATACACGCAGAAGGGCAATCTGCGCCTCGGCAAAACCGAAACCCACCTCAAAAAGCTGCAAACCCTGACAGACAATGCGCAATCCGTCGGTCTGGGCGTAGAAATGGTCGATGCAGCAGAGGTGCAGGAGCTTTGTCCCTATCTGTCCAAGGATATTATCGGCGCGAGCTGGTGTCCGACAGACGGTCATGCAAACCCGCTGACCACAACGCTCGGATACTACAAGCGCGCGCTGGAGCTTGGCGTACAGTTCTTTACCGATGCGCCAGTTGCGATGCTGCGCAAGATACGCGGCAAGGTTCGGCAGGTCGTTTTGCAGGACGGCACCGTGCTGGAGGCCGAACAGATTTTGCTCGCAGCCGGATACGAAAGCCGCGCCATCGCCCGTTCTGTCGGTGTGGATTTACCAATGACCCGCCTGATTGACGAAATGTTCGTCACAGAGATGGAGCCGCACATGTTTGACATCATGCTCGGCACGGCGGATGCCGATTTTTACGGGCATCAGGCGCACCACGGCTCGTTTGTCTTTGGCTCCGAATGCGGCTATGAAGAAGTCACTGACATGGATGACCCATCCAAGCTGTACACCAATTCAATGACACTATCCGCGAGCTGCCGCGCCGTGATGGGCTATATCCCGCAGCTGGCAGAGGCAAAAGTCGTGCGCAGCTGGTGCGGCTGGCTGGACAACGCATTTGACGGCGTGCCGTTCATCGGCAACTGTCCGGATGCCGAAGGTCTTACTGTCGCCTGCGGCTTCACCGGTCACGGCTTCGGCACAGCACCGGTTGTCGGCTACATGCTGTCGCAGATTCTGCATGGAGAACCGACAGTGGTAGACATCAGCGCGCTGGCTCCAAATCGGTTTATGCCAAACAAATAA
- a CDS encoding tyramine oxidase subunit B, with product MDTKDTKIDFLYLSEPDMIKAGVKDMAKCVDCMEDLLVTLNKGDFMMGGENHNSHGCMIMFPDHPQFPGMPKNGPDRRFMAMPAYLGGSHQLAGMKWYGSNIENKQKGLPRSILMMMLNDKDTGAPLALMSANLLSSYRTGGIPGVGAKYLARKDSRIVSIIGPGVMGKTSLAAFMAVCPHLDTLKVKGRGQKSLDNFISWAKAEYPQLTNIIICKDEEQAVRDSDIISFTTTVLNDASTFPLIKEEWIKKGALISMPSAAQFDSNEFVAKRAKMVVDHYGLYEAWEEEYPYPTYDTVCIVGSLFTDLVHEGLAKKEDIIDLSDVITGKRSGRESDDDIIIYSVGGMPVEDIAWGDEVYRNARKNGIGVKLPLWDKPDMA from the coding sequence ATGGATACCAAGGATACCAAAATAGATTTTCTGTACCTGTCCGAACCGGACATGATCAAAGCCGGCGTCAAGGACATGGCGAAATGTGTTGATTGCATGGAAGATCTGCTGGTCACCTTAAACAAGGGCGATTTTATGATGGGCGGCGAGAATCATAACTCGCACGGCTGCATGATTATGTTTCCGGATCATCCGCAGTTTCCGGGCATGCCGAAGAACGGTCCGGACCGCCGCTTTATGGCAATGCCGGCATATCTCGGCGGCAGCCATCAGCTCGCCGGCATGAAGTGGTACGGTTCCAACATTGAGAACAAACAGAAGGGACTTCCGCGTTCCATTCTGATGATGATGCTCAACGACAAGGACACCGGCGCACCGCTCGCCCTGATGTCCGCAAACCTGCTCAGCTCTTACCGTACCGGCGGCATTCCGGGTGTCGGCGCCAAATACTTGGCGCGCAAGGATTCCCGCATTGTTTCCATCATCGGCCCGGGCGTCATGGGCAAGACCTCTCTTGCCGCATTCATGGCAGTCTGCCCGCATCTGGACACGCTGAAGGTCAAGGGACGCGGTCAGAAATCCCTCGACAACTTTATTTCTTGGGCAAAAGCCGAGTATCCGCAGCTGACCAACATCATCATTTGCAAAGACGAAGAACAAGCCGTTCGAGACAGCGATATTATCAGCTTTACCACGACCGTCCTCAATGACGCCTCGACGTTCCCACTCATCAAGGAGGAGTGGATTAAAAAGGGTGCATTGATTTCCATGCCGTCCGCCGCACAATTTGACAGCAACGAGTTTGTTGCCAAGCGCGCCAAGATGGTGGTTGACCACTACGGACTGTACGAGGCATGGGAAGAAGAATATCCATATCCAACGTATGACACCGTTTGTATTGTCGGTTCTCTGTTTACGGATCTGGTGCACGAAGGTCTTGCCAAGAAAGAAGATATTATCGACCTCTCCGACGTCATTACAGGAAAACGTTCAGGCCGCGAAAGCGATGATGACATCATCATTTATTCCGTCGGAGGCATGCCGGTCGAAGACATCGCTTGGGGCGATGAAGTGTACAGAAATGCACGAAAAAATGGAATCGGCGTAAAGCTGCCTCTGTGGGATAAGCCTGACATGGCTTAA
- a CDS encoding helix-turn-helix domain-containing protein — protein MNLRQPYVQKNATGYHSIPSHDKNIFSYYIFQEEPTTLPIHAVPDGCVDLTYAIGANGVRCFLGGTVLRMKYWPFEASCRYFGVRFRPGQCILPDGICIDDIVNTDIELPTDCYGTDIAEQLCEAKTLKEQAAQIHTMLSKVSRSATCQDSKASIEHYIRKRIYETNGQVSIREISQETGYSECYVRRAFRTIHGISPKAFEQIVRFQNALDEMAHHKELGIFELAQKSGYFDQSHMVKEFHKFAGLTPEQYLQEMADL, from the coding sequence ATGAATCTGCGGCAGCCGTATGTGCAGAAAAACGCGACAGGCTATCACAGTATCCCGTCCCATGACAAAAATATTTTTTCGTATTATATCTTTCAAGAAGAACCCACCACCCTGCCGATTCACGCAGTGCCGGATGGCTGTGTCGATCTCACATATGCGATTGGGGCAAACGGCGTCCGCTGCTTTCTCGGCGGGACGGTGCTCCGCATGAAGTACTGGCCATTTGAAGCGAGCTGCCGCTATTTCGGCGTCCGGTTCCGTCCCGGTCAGTGTATTCTGCCGGATGGTATCTGTATTGATGACATCGTCAACACGGATATCGAGCTGCCCACAGACTGCTATGGCACAGATATTGCCGAACAGCTGTGCGAAGCGAAAACCTTGAAAGAGCAGGCGGCACAGATTCATACGATGCTGTCAAAGGTCAGCCGCTCCGCGACGTGCCAAGACAGCAAAGCATCCATCGAACACTATATCCGCAAGCGCATTTATGAAACAAACGGTCAGGTTTCCATCCGCGAAATTTCGCAGGAAACCGGTTATTCCGAATGCTATGTGCGCCGTGCCTTCCGAACAATCCACGGTATCAGCCCCAAAGCGTTCGAACAAATCGTCCGCTTTCAAAACGCGCTGGACGAAATGGCGCATCACAAGGAGTTGGGCATCTTTGAACTGGCACAAAAGAGCGGCTATTTTGACCAATCTCACATGGTGAAAGAATTCCACAAATTTGCAGG